The following are encoded together in the Pedobacter steynii genome:
- the tsaD gene encoding tRNA (adenosine(37)-N6)-threonylcarbamoyltransferase complex transferase subunit TsaD has protein sequence MPVILAIESSCDETSVAICNNGKITANVIANQTIHENYGGVIPELASRVHQQNIVPVIQQALIDANVDKKELNAVAFTRGPGLLGSLLVGVSFAKSFALALDLPLVSVNHMHAHILAHFIDEPKPAFPFLCLTVSGGHTQIVLVKDYFDMEIVGETLDDAAGEAFDKTAKILNLPYPGGPLIDKYAKLGNPLVFKFPEPQIKDLNYSFSGLKTAILYFIRKQEVENPDFIPEHLNDICASVQYSIVHILLNKLKKAAKQYGIKEIAIAGGVSANTGLREALQKTAVESAWNVYIPAFEYCTDNAAMIAIAGYQKYLKGDFVEQDVAPMSRMNF, from the coding sequence GTGCCAGTAATACTCGCTATTGAATCTTCTTGTGATGAAACTTCGGTTGCTATCTGTAACAACGGCAAAATTACTGCCAATGTTATTGCAAACCAAACAATTCATGAAAATTATGGTGGTGTAATTCCTGAATTAGCTTCAAGAGTACATCAACAAAATATCGTGCCTGTGATACAACAGGCCTTAATTGATGCTAATGTAGACAAAAAGGAGCTAAATGCGGTTGCTTTTACTCGGGGACCGGGTTTATTAGGTTCTTTATTGGTTGGGGTTTCATTCGCTAAATCTTTTGCATTGGCACTAGATTTACCATTGGTGTCCGTTAATCATATGCATGCGCATATTCTCGCCCATTTTATCGATGAGCCAAAACCTGCTTTCCCTTTTCTTTGTCTGACGGTTTCTGGGGGTCATACACAAATTGTTCTTGTAAAGGATTATTTCGATATGGAAATTGTTGGAGAGACCTTGGATGACGCGGCAGGAGAAGCTTTTGACAAAACGGCTAAAATTCTGAATCTTCCTTATCCTGGTGGTCCGTTGATCGATAAATACGCAAAGCTTGGAAATCCATTGGTATTTAAGTTTCCAGAGCCACAAATTAAAGATTTGAATTATAGTTTTAGTGGATTAAAAACTGCGATACTCTATTTTATAAGAAAGCAGGAAGTGGAAAATCCTGACTTTATACCAGAACATTTAAATGATATTTGTGCTTCTGTTCAATATAGCATTGTGCATATCTTGCTCAATAAACTAAAGAAGGCGGCAAAACAGTATGGGATTAAGGAAATTGCTATTGCAGGGGGAGTGTCAGCAAATACCGGATTAAGGGAAGCGTTGCAAAAAACAGCTGTAGAATCTGCTTGGAATGTTTATATCCCTGCTTTTGAATATTGTACAGATAATGCTGCCATGATAGCTATTGCCGGATATCAGAAATATTTAAAGGGAGATTTTGTTGAACAGGATGTTGCCCCAATGTCCAGGATGAATTTTTAA
- the recA gene encoding recombinase RecA: protein MSVNADKLKALQLTLDKLEKSYGKGTVMKLGDNAVEAIESISTGSISLDIALGIGGVPKGRVIEIYGPESSGKTTLATHIIAEAQKKGGIAAIVDAEHAFDKSYAKKLGVDVDNLLISQPDNGEQALEIADNLIRSGAIDVIVIDSVAALVPKAEIEGEMGDSKMGLQARLMSQALRKLTGTIAKTGCCCIFINQLREKIGVMFGNPETTTGGNALKFYASVRLDIRRTSQIKDSDEVSGNRVKVKIVKNKVAPPFRIAEFDIMFGEGISKTGEIIDLGVDFNIIKKAGSWFSYGETKLGQGRDAVKQLLLDNPELSEEIEAKIRAEVTGEKLEERV from the coding sequence ATGAGCGTAAACGCAGACAAATTAAAAGCACTACAACTAACTTTAGATAAGTTAGAGAAATCGTATGGTAAAGGTACCGTAATGAAATTAGGCGATAATGCAGTAGAGGCAATTGAATCTATTTCAACAGGATCAATTAGTTTAGATATTGCCTTAGGCATCGGCGGTGTTCCAAAAGGAAGGGTGATAGAAATATATGGTCCTGAGTCATCAGGTAAAACTACTCTTGCTACTCATATTATTGCAGAAGCGCAGAAAAAAGGCGGAATTGCAGCTATTGTAGATGCGGAACATGCTTTTGATAAAAGCTATGCAAAAAAACTGGGTGTAGACGTGGACAATCTGTTGATATCTCAACCAGACAACGGAGAGCAGGCGCTTGAAATTGCAGATAATCTAATCAGATCAGGAGCAATAGACGTGATCGTAATTGACTCTGTTGCTGCACTTGTACCTAAAGCAGAGATTGAAGGCGAGATGGGTGATTCTAAAATGGGATTACAAGCACGTCTAATGTCACAGGCCCTTCGTAAACTAACAGGAACAATTGCAAAAACAGGATGTTGCTGTATTTTCATCAACCAGTTACGTGAAAAAATTGGGGTGATGTTTGGAAATCCGGAAACCACTACAGGTGGTAATGCTTTAAAATTCTATGCCTCTGTACGTTTAGATATCCGTAGAACTTCTCAGATTAAAGATTCTGATGAAGTTTCAGGAAACAGAGTAAAAGTAAAAATTGTAAAAAATAAGGTTGCCCCTCCATTCCGCATTGCAGAATTTGACATCATGTTCGGTGAAGGTATTTCTAAAACCGGAGAAATTATAGATTTAGGTGTAGACTTTAACATCATTAAAAAAGCAGGTTCATGGTTCTCTTATGGAGAGACAAAACTTGGTCAAGGTAGAGATGCCGTTAAACAGTTGTTACTGGATAACCCTGAACTGTCTGAAGAAATTGAAGCTAAGATCAGAGCAGAGGTAACAGGTGAAAAACTGGAAGAAAGGGTTTAA
- the nth gene encoding endonuclease III — MLKKDRYKLFVAHFSAKQPDAETELHYNNPYQLLVAVILSAQCTDKRINQVTPALFQRFPNAKALADVTPDIVFDYIRSVSYPNNKAKHLVGMAKMLLNDFNNEVPSDIDQLQKMPGVGRKTANVIASVIYNAPAMAVDTHVFRVSKRIGLSSGKTPLAVEKELVKNLPEHTIHIAHHWLILHGRYVCLARSPKCNICEITNICKYFQQNNKITKIISEKTD, encoded by the coding sequence ATGCTCAAAAAAGACAGATACAAACTTTTTGTTGCCCATTTTTCTGCAAAACAGCCCGATGCTGAAACAGAACTACATTACAATAATCCCTATCAGTTATTAGTTGCAGTTATCCTGTCTGCACAATGTACTGACAAGCGGATCAACCAGGTGACTCCTGCATTATTTCAACGTTTTCCCAATGCAAAAGCATTAGCCGATGTAACTCCGGACATCGTCTTCGATTATATCAGGAGTGTCAGTTATCCCAATAATAAAGCAAAACATCTGGTTGGAATGGCCAAGATGTTATTAAATGATTTTAACAATGAAGTTCCTTCAGATATTGACCAATTGCAGAAGATGCCTGGTGTTGGCCGGAAAACCGCAAATGTAATTGCTTCAGTAATTTACAACGCTCCGGCAATGGCTGTAGATACCCATGTATTCAGGGTCTCCAAAAGGATTGGCTTATCTTCCGGAAAAACTCCATTGGCAGTAGAGAAAGAACTGGTAAAGAACCTTCCGGAACATACCATTCATATTGCACATCATTGGTTGATTCTACATGGAAGGTATGTCTGCCTTGCAAGATCTCCTAAATGCAACATTTGTGAGATAACTAATATTTGTAAATATTTCCAACAAAATAATAAAATAACTAAAATAATTAGCGAAAAAACGGACTAA
- a CDS encoding RNA polymerase sigma factor: MKLELYSDQDLVKLYLTGDESVLEELLRRHKSKIYTSIYLLVKDQYLAEDIFQDAFIKVINTLRSGRYNEEGKFLPWVMRIAHNLVIDYFRREKRAPVITSADGTDIFNLLQIHEESAEEKMLREQTHYDLRAMIHLLPDDQKEVLIMRHYADLSFKEIADLTDVSINTALGRMRYALSNLRKMMKVKEIS, from the coding sequence ATGAAATTAGAATTATATAGTGATCAGGACTTGGTGAAGTTATATCTTACCGGTGATGAATCGGTTTTGGAAGAACTTCTGAGAAGACACAAGTCAAAAATATACACATCTATCTATTTATTAGTTAAGGATCAATATCTCGCGGAGGATATTTTCCAGGATGCATTTATAAAAGTCATCAATACACTCAGGTCGGGGCGTTACAATGAAGAGGGTAAATTTTTACCCTGGGTAATGCGTATTGCACATAACCTCGTGATCGATTATTTCAGACGCGAGAAACGGGCTCCTGTGATCACCAGCGCTGACGGAACGGATATCTTTAATCTGCTTCAGATTCACGAAGAAAGTGCAGAAGAAAAGATGCTGAGAGAACAAACTCATTATGACCTTCGGGCAATGATTCATTTATTACCCGATGACCAGAAGGAAGTTTTAATTATGCGTCATTATGCTGATCTAAGTTTTAAAGAGATTGCGGACCTGACCGATGTGAGTATAAATACCGCATTGGGAAGAATGCGCTACGCTTTAAGCAATCTTCGTAAGATGATGAAGGTGAAAGAAATTTCATGA
- the uvrA gene encoding excinuclease ABC subunit UvrA, with the protein MNNEINKDPHKHIIIKGARVHNLKNIDVAIPKNKLVVITGMSGSGKSSLAFDTLYAEGQRRYVESLSSYARQFMGRMNKPDVDYIKGIAPAIAIEQKVITSNPRSTVGTSTEIYDYLKLLFSRIGKTYSPVSGEIVKKDTVSTVVDFISGLEPESVVTIFCPLFPHNNRSIKEELAVLLQKGFLRIFYQEQILKIESILEDESFADFELADADTVRILIDRIVLNNDEETLSRIADSVQTGFFEGKGDLYVEQEGKSTHFCDRFELDGIRFDEPTPNFFSFNNPYGACKRCEGYGNVIGIDEDLVVPDKSKSLYDNAVAPWRGEKMREWLNKLIKNADKFDFPIHRPYNELTEKEQRLIWTGNKYFEGLDAFFRELEEQTFKIQYRVMLSRYRGKTVCPDCKGSRLRKDASYVKINDKSIIDVVLMPLATILDFFNQLELTPNDEKIAKRLLAEIVNRVLYLNNVGLGYLTLNRLSNTLSGGESQRINLATSLGSSLVGSVYVLDEPSIGLHPRDTNKLIEVLISLRNVGNTVLVVEHEEEMMKAADHIIDIGPEAGTHGGNLVFSGTYSQIIKDKESLTGRYLSGEEKIAIPAKRRGWKDHVLIKGARENNLKNIDVKFPLGVFTVVSGVSGSGKTSLIKKILYPALQKAIGNYAGEQTGAYDGIYGNYDLVSQVEMVDQNPIGRSSRSNPVTYVKAWDDVRALFSALPAAKAAGLKPAAFSFNVEGGRCDVCQGEGEVKIEMQFMADIYLPCEACGGRRFKQQVLDITYNDKNVADILDLTIDEAVDFFKGEPKIMTKLQPLVDVGLGYVHLGQSSNTLSGGEAQRIKLASFLIKGNNANKTLFIFDEPTTGLHFHDIKKLLIALNTLIEQGNTILVIEHNMDMIKSADWIIDIGPEGGDKGGNVVFEGTPEELVSSNSSYTAKYLTAHMK; encoded by the coding sequence ATGAATAACGAAATCAATAAAGATCCACATAAACATATAATCATAAAAGGTGCCAGAGTCCATAATCTGAAGAATATAGATGTCGCAATCCCGAAAAATAAGCTGGTAGTCATTACCGGAATGTCAGGATCCGGGAAATCTTCTTTAGCTTTTGATACTTTATATGCCGAAGGTCAGCGGCGCTATGTAGAAAGTTTGTCTTCTTATGCACGACAGTTTATGGGAAGAATGAATAAGCCGGATGTGGACTATATCAAAGGAATTGCACCAGCGATTGCCATTGAACAAAAGGTAATTACTTCCAACCCAAGATCTACGGTTGGTACCTCTACCGAAATTTACGATTACCTTAAACTTTTGTTCTCCAGAATCGGAAAAACCTACTCCCCGGTATCAGGTGAGATCGTTAAGAAGGATACTGTCAGTACAGTGGTTGATTTCATTTCCGGTCTTGAACCAGAAAGCGTAGTCACCATTTTCTGTCCTTTATTTCCTCATAACAACAGGTCTATAAAAGAAGAGCTGGCCGTATTACTGCAAAAAGGATTTCTCCGGATTTTTTATCAGGAGCAGATTTTAAAAATCGAAAGTATTCTAGAGGATGAGTCTTTTGCCGATTTTGAGCTGGCCGATGCAGATACCGTAAGAATCCTGATCGACAGGATTGTCCTGAATAATGATGAGGAAACATTGAGCCGGATTGCAGATTCTGTACAAACTGGTTTTTTTGAGGGCAAAGGCGACCTATATGTAGAGCAGGAAGGTAAATCAACACATTTTTGCGATCGTTTTGAGCTTGATGGGATTCGCTTTGACGAGCCTACTCCAAATTTCTTCAGTTTTAACAATCCGTATGGAGCATGTAAAAGGTGTGAAGGTTATGGAAATGTAATTGGCATAGACGAAGATCTGGTTGTTCCGGATAAAAGCAAGAGTTTATATGACAATGCAGTCGCTCCCTGGCGTGGGGAAAAAATGAGGGAATGGTTAAATAAACTAATCAAAAATGCAGATAAGTTTGATTTCCCTATTCACCGCCCTTATAATGAATTAACAGAGAAGGAGCAAAGGCTGATCTGGACCGGAAATAAATATTTTGAAGGTTTAGATGCCTTTTTCAGGGAATTGGAAGAACAGACTTTCAAGATTCAGTACCGGGTGATGTTGTCCAGGTACCGTGGAAAAACTGTTTGTCCGGACTGTAAAGGATCCAGATTGCGTAAAGATGCTTCCTATGTGAAGATTAATGATAAATCTATCATTGACGTCGTATTGATGCCGCTGGCGACGATTCTTGACTTTTTTAATCAATTAGAACTTACGCCGAATGATGAGAAAATCGCAAAAAGATTGCTGGCTGAAATTGTCAACCGTGTGCTGTATCTTAACAATGTCGGATTGGGGTATCTGACTTTAAATCGTCTTTCAAATACTTTATCAGGGGGAGAATCACAAAGGATTAATCTTGCCACCTCATTGGGAAGTAGTCTGGTTGGCTCTGTATATGTTCTGGATGAGCCAAGTATAGGTTTGCATCCCAGAGACACCAATAAGTTGATAGAAGTATTAATTTCGCTTCGTAATGTAGGAAATACAGTGCTGGTAGTGGAGCATGAAGAAGAGATGATGAAAGCAGCCGATCATATTATTGACATTGGTCCGGAGGCTGGAACACATGGTGGTAATCTTGTTTTTAGCGGCACTTATAGCCAGATCATAAAAGATAAAGAAAGCCTTACCGGCCGTTATCTTTCCGGAGAAGAGAAAATTGCTATACCTGCTAAAAGAAGAGGTTGGAAGGACCATGTTCTGATAAAAGGGGCGAGGGAAAATAACCTTAAAAATATTGATGTGAAATTCCCTTTGGGCGTATTCACTGTGGTAAGTGGAGTTTCCGGAAGTGGAAAAACCAGCTTAATTAAAAAAATACTTTATCCTGCCTTACAAAAAGCAATAGGAAACTATGCCGGAGAGCAAACTGGTGCCTATGATGGGATATATGGGAACTACGATTTGGTAAGCCAGGTGGAGATGGTGGATCAGAATCCGATCGGAAGATCTTCAAGGTCCAATCCTGTGACCTATGTAAAGGCCTGGGATGATGTGAGAGCGTTGTTCTCTGCCTTACCCGCTGCAAAGGCTGCCGGACTAAAACCTGCAGCATTCTCGTTCAACGTAGAGGGCGGACGATGTGATGTTTGTCAGGGAGAAGGAGAGGTGAAAATTGAAATGCAGTTTATGGCCGATATTTATCTGCCTTGTGAAGCATGTGGAGGAAGAAGGTTTAAGCAACAGGTACTGGATATCACCTATAACGATAAAAACGTTGCAGATATTCTGGATTTAACGATTGATGAAGCGGTCGACTTCTTTAAAGGAGAGCCCAAAATCATGACGAAGCTTCAGCCGCTGGTAGATGTTGGTTTGGGATATGTACATCTTGGTCAGTCATCCAATACCCTGTCTGGTGGAGAAGCGCAACGGATAAAACTGGCCTCTTTTCTGATTAAAGGAAATAATGCGAACAAAACCTTATTTATTTTTGATGAACCAACTACAGGATTGCATTTCCATGATATTAAAAAGCTATTGATTGCACTGAACACGTTAATTGAACAGGGAAATACAATTTTAGTAATTGAACATAATATGGACATGATCAAATCTGCTGACTGGATTATCGATATAGGCCCTGAAGGAGGGGATAAAGGCGGTAACGTTGTTTTTGAAGGAACTCCTGAAGAATTGGTTTCCTCAAACTCTTCTTATACTGCGAAGTATTTAACTGCACACATGAAATAA
- a CDS encoding lysine transporter LysE produces the protein MLFLTLFLGVILNMVGYIPPGNINLTVVQITITRGIRQALYFIGAFSAIEILFTFGVMRFVQWLSSEIKLGDIIDVIMVLMFGILGFITWRSRKEMPKADYSKKDSIRYGMLLGVINPMQIPYWLFVGTYLISHEWIDIGYLSLTIFSIGSGIGAALALYGFARFAQYIQEKFALSSYLVNKGIALLFFALSGYHICKIVYIHCIK, from the coding sequence ATGCTTTTTTTAACACTCTTTTTAGGGGTAATACTGAATATGGTGGGATATATTCCACCTGGAAATATTAACCTTACTGTAGTTCAGATTACAATAACCAGGGGAATCCGACAGGCACTATACTTTATTGGGGCTTTCTCTGCGATTGAAATACTTTTCACCTTTGGGGTGATGCGTTTTGTGCAGTGGCTTTCCAGTGAAATCAAGTTAGGGGACATTATTGATGTAATTATGGTCCTGATGTTTGGCATTTTAGGTTTCATCACCTGGAGATCAAGAAAAGAGATGCCTAAGGCAGATTATTCTAAAAAGGACAGCATTAGATATGGGATGCTTTTAGGGGTGATTAACCCCATGCAGATTCCCTATTGGTTATTTGTGGGTACCTATCTGATCTCTCACGAATGGATTGATATCGGTTATCTCTCATTGACAATATTCAGTATTGGCTCAGGAATAGGAGCGGCTTTAGCTTTATACGGATTTGCCCGTTTCGCCCAATATATACAAGAAAAGTTTGCGTTAAGTAGTTATCTGGTAAATAAGGGGATTGCATTGTTGTTCTTTGCTTTGTCGGGATACCACATTTGCAAAATAGTATACATTCATTGTATTAAATAG
- a CDS encoding DUF2157 domain-containing protein, producing the protein MKIDSEKSEFLDEMLEHWQEEQLLTEADVQRLRASYETKSFDWRRLAQYSFWIAMACGVISLGALLIDNTILQYLERLYDTSDGIISFLSIAGASYLFYLSFKRKKTKSHQVFSNEALIFTAVMLTANAIAYLGKAIGTGSAHFSLLLLFAVLIYAVLAYFFKSRLIWVFALISLGAWFGTETGYLSRWNWYFAGMNYPLRFVCFGAALTGLSFLMKGRKKTGHFFPATYISGMVYLFVSLWFLSVFGNYETLEAWYGVKQISLFYWAIISAAACIISIFAGLKYRDDIAREFGITFLFINLYTRYFEYFWDNWHKALFFCVLAASFWIIGRRAEKIWNVEFLKK; encoded by the coding sequence ATGAAGATAGATTCGGAAAAGAGTGAGTTTCTAGATGAGATGCTGGAGCATTGGCAGGAAGAACAATTGCTTACTGAAGCGGATGTTCAACGTTTGCGGGCCAGCTACGAAACAAAATCCTTTGATTGGAGGCGGTTAGCTCAATATTCTTTCTGGATCGCAATGGCATGCGGGGTAATTTCGTTGGGAGCCTTGCTCATAGACAATACGATTCTGCAGTATCTGGAGCGTCTTTATGACACCTCCGATGGCATCATCAGCTTTCTCTCTATAGCTGGTGCATCCTACCTCTTCTATCTGAGCTTCAAAAGAAAGAAAACCAAATCACATCAGGTATTCAGTAATGAAGCATTAATATTTACCGCAGTTATGCTTACGGCTAATGCTATCGCCTATTTAGGCAAAGCAATAGGTACTGGCAGTGCTCATTTTTCTTTGTTATTGCTTTTTGCAGTATTGATCTATGCCGTTCTTGCTTATTTTTTCAAATCAAGACTGATATGGGTTTTTGCACTGATTTCCCTAGGTGCCTGGTTCGGAACAGAAACAGGGTACCTTTCCAGATGGAACTGGTACTTCGCAGGAATGAATTATCCACTTCGTTTTGTCTGCTTTGGAGCTGCACTTACCGGATTATCTTTTTTAATGAAAGGTCGTAAAAAGACCGGTCATTTTTTCCCGGCGACGTACATCAGTGGAATGGTTTATTTATTTGTATCCCTATGGTTCCTTTCTGTATTTGGCAACTACGAGACTTTAGAAGCCTGGTATGGAGTAAAGCAAATCAGTTTGTTCTATTGGGCTATCATTTCTGCAGCAGCCTGCATCATCAGTATTTTTGCAGGTCTAAAATACAGGGACGATATTGCCCGGGAATTCGGGATTACTTTTCTATTTATTAACCTTTACACCCGGTATTTCGAATACTTTTGGGATAACTGGCATAAAGCGCTATTTTTCTGTGTCCTTGCAGCATCTTTCTGGATTATCGGACGAAGAGCTGAAAAAATCTGGAATGTAGAGTTTCTGAAAAAATAA